A section of the Ruania halotolerans genome encodes:
- a CDS encoding carbohydrate ABC transporter permease, protein MTATVERTAPVTKVRPPSRRKSRRLEPFTIASYAGVICFGLVCAIPFWMVVAGSLTAESALSQRGYSFWPAPFSLDAYTTLFQGTRVWLSYGATIFITGIGTAIALAATSGIAWVIARGLRRVSRPLAVFAYIPMLFNGGLVPMYILITQILQLQNSWFAVILPLVIAPFLVFVQVSFFRATPQEILDAARIDGAGELRIFFQVVLPLSTPVIAVIALFYAVTFWNEWFHALLFLSQPEKFPLQLVLQNLISSVTNAAELGTTSAAPVYQMRLAMTVITIGPILLAYPFAQRYFVKGLTLGATKG, encoded by the coding sequence GTGACCGCCACCGTTGAACGCACAGCACCCGTGACCAAGGTGAGGCCTCCCTCGCGGCGCAAGAGCCGCCGTCTGGAACCATTCACCATCGCCAGCTACGCGGGCGTGATCTGCTTCGGCCTGGTCTGCGCCATCCCGTTCTGGATGGTGGTGGCCGGATCCCTGACGGCGGAAAGCGCACTCTCCCAGCGCGGATACTCCTTCTGGCCCGCCCCGTTCTCCCTGGACGCCTACACCACGCTGTTCCAGGGAACCCGGGTCTGGCTCTCCTACGGCGCCACCATCTTCATCACCGGCATCGGAACAGCCATCGCCCTGGCGGCAACCTCCGGGATCGCATGGGTCATCGCCCGCGGCCTTCGGCGCGTCAGCCGCCCACTGGCCGTCTTCGCCTACATCCCGATGCTGTTCAACGGCGGCCTGGTGCCCATGTACATCCTCATCACTCAGATTCTCCAGCTGCAGAACTCATGGTTCGCGGTGATCCTGCCACTGGTGATCGCCCCGTTCCTGGTGTTCGTGCAGGTGAGCTTCTTCCGCGCGACACCGCAAGAGATCCTCGACGCAGCCCGGATCGACGGCGCCGGCGAACTGCGGATCTTCTTCCAGGTGGTGCTGCCCCTGTCCACACCGGTGATCGCCGTGATCGCCCTGTTCTACGCCGTGACCTTCTGGAACGAGTGGTTCCACGCGCTGCTGTTCCTCAGCCAGCCGGAGAAGTTCCCGCTGCAGCTGGTGCTCCAGAATCTCATCTCCTCGGTCACCAACGCCGCCGAACTCGGCACCACGAGCGCAGCACCCGTCTACCAGATGCGACTCGCGATGACTGTCATCACGATCGGCCCGATCCTGCTCGCCTACCCGTTCGCCCAGCGGTATTTCGTCAAGGGCCTCACCCTCGGCGCCACCAAGGGCTGA
- a CDS encoding DUF3502 domain-containing protein produces MSAHHTFSRRSFLAGTGAAMTAVGLAACGNGSSNGNGTSTSRYSLLLPGDTPTDWTRIRDAVNEKLRTDLGFEIEPQFINWSNFANQSLLKFTAGEDFQTALSARWLNIAQLIEGGSLQPMDDLLASGDYGNLTAAVDESAFDANRWSDGNVYGVPAVNSAARIHCYVARGDLIDRYAGGEITSFDQLEQFWYDVHAGEGIVGYVKNNSVFDVLGAPTGTMFAEGWESPSMIPLYFSSDSLLFVPSRDAATSGVTDAVPFWEYQPYVDALRRARRYYEDGIINADRLNVDSATAGALFKSGGAATTWAITDGANTSAHLSQLEEAVPGASLVTLLPFADGRDARPNQTFQADNLVVVNAAAADAEAAMALLDWVSIQENHDLLQYGIEGTDWTPVGEDAYEPTSDYANFPGYALSWRIPLERRYSRMSESEQAWFEWSKDYNNFTQDPFAGFIPDLSAIETEHAQITAAIGEYGNPLWAGAVDVDEGLDNLKHAVEQAGLATVQEELNRQADAYLASQ; encoded by the coding sequence ATGTCCGCTCACCACACCTTCTCCCGCCGGTCGTTCCTCGCCGGCACCGGAGCAGCCATGACCGCCGTCGGACTCGCCGCGTGCGGGAACGGTTCCAGCAACGGCAACGGCACCAGCACGTCCCGCTACTCCCTGTTGCTCCCGGGCGACACCCCGACCGACTGGACCCGGATCCGCGACGCAGTGAACGAGAAGCTGCGCACCGACCTCGGATTCGAGATCGAGCCCCAGTTCATCAACTGGAGCAACTTCGCCAACCAGTCGCTGCTGAAGTTCACCGCCGGTGAGGATTTCCAGACGGCCCTCTCTGCGCGCTGGCTCAACATCGCCCAGCTGATCGAAGGTGGATCGCTGCAGCCGATGGACGATCTGCTCGCGAGCGGGGACTACGGCAATCTCACCGCTGCGGTCGACGAGAGCGCGTTCGACGCGAACCGGTGGAGCGACGGGAACGTCTACGGCGTCCCGGCTGTGAACAGCGCTGCCCGGATCCACTGCTACGTCGCCCGCGGCGACCTCATCGACCGCTACGCCGGCGGGGAGATCACCAGCTTCGACCAGCTGGAGCAGTTCTGGTACGACGTGCACGCCGGCGAGGGAATCGTCGGCTACGTGAAGAACAACTCGGTCTTCGATGTGCTCGGCGCTCCCACCGGGACGATGTTCGCCGAAGGGTGGGAATCGCCGTCGATGATCCCGCTGTACTTCTCCAGCGACTCCCTGCTGTTCGTCCCCTCCCGCGATGCCGCGACCAGCGGCGTGACGGACGCGGTGCCCTTCTGGGAGTACCAGCCCTACGTCGATGCGCTGCGCCGTGCCCGCCGCTACTACGAGGACGGCATCATCAACGCCGACCGGCTCAACGTCGACTCCGCCACGGCCGGGGCGTTGTTCAAATCCGGTGGGGCTGCCACCACCTGGGCGATCACCGATGGTGCGAACACCTCCGCCCACCTGAGTCAGCTCGAGGAGGCCGTGCCTGGCGCGAGCCTGGTGACACTGCTGCCGTTCGCCGACGGGAGGGACGCCCGCCCGAACCAGACGTTCCAGGCCGACAACCTGGTGGTGGTCAACGCGGCGGCGGCCGACGCCGAGGCGGCGATGGCGCTCCTGGACTGGGTATCGATCCAGGAGAACCACGACCTGCTCCAGTACGGCATCGAAGGCACCGACTGGACTCCCGTGGGCGAGGACGCATACGAGCCGACCAGCGACTACGCGAACTTCCCCGGTTACGCCCTCAGCTGGCGGATCCCGCTGGAGCGCCGGTACTCGCGCATGAGCGAGTCGGAGCAGGCATGGTTCGAGTGGTCCAAGGACTACAACAACTTCACCCAGGACCCCTTCGCCGGGTTCATCCCCGACCTGAGTGCGATCGAGACCGAACACGCGCAGATCACCGCAGCGATCGGCGAATACGGCAACCCGTTGTGGGCCGGTGCCGTGGACGTGGACGAGGGCCTGGACAACCTCAAGCATGCGGTCGAGCAGGCCGGCCTGGCCACCGTGCAGGAAGAGCTGAACCGGCAGGCCGACGCCTACCTCGCCAGCCAGTAA